The Fusarium poae strain DAOMC 252244 chromosome 2, whole genome shotgun sequence nucleotide sequence TGGCTCTTGCACTGCCTCCACTTGACCATTCCTTCCTTTGTTTTCGCCATGGAGTGCCCCACGGATGATGACTGTCTGACTCTTTTGCAAAAGTACACAAATAATACGTGACCCGCACTCCTTTCgttctctcttcctcctctttcgATAGGCACAGAAAGACATCGCCAACATGTCTACCAATACAAACTCAACGGAGTACCAACCTCCAAACTACGAAACCTGCTCCGGTGGCGTTTCTGAGCGATGTCCCGTCGAAGCCTCCCTCTACGGCGATTACTTCAACCTCGGCGCTTGCATCTTTTTCGTCGTAGCCCACGCGCTGGCTCTCATCCCACAAATTTACTTTGGTATTCGAGCGCGAACATGGTCCTACATGATTTGGTTGGCCCTCGGCACCATTTTTGAACTGGTCGGCTACTGCGGTCGCGTCGTCATGAGCTCGAATCCCTGGGTCTACAACGCTTTCGTCATTCAGCTGGTTCTTCTCATTCTCGGTCCGACACTCGTCGCTGCTGCCATTTCCATCACCTTCAAGCACCTTGTTCTGTGGTACGGTCGCGAGTACAGTTTCATCAAGCCAGTTCTATACCCCTGGGTTTTCGTCGGTACCGATCTGTTCTCAATTGTTATTCAAGCCGCGGGTGGTGGTATCTCTTCAGCCGCCACGAACTCCGAAATTCCGGACCAGAATTTACTCGATGTTGGATCTGG carries:
- a CDS encoding hypothetical protein (TransMembrane:7 (o36-54i66-88o94-117i138-161o181-206i243-262o282-304i)), coding for MSTNTNSTEYQPPNYETCSGGVSERCPVEASLYGDYFNLGACIFFVVAHALALIPQIYFGIRARTWSYMIWLALGTIFELVGYCGRVVMSSNPWVYNAFVIQLVLLILGPTLVAAAISITFKHLVLWYGREYSFIKPVLYPWVFVGTDLFSIVIQAAGGGISSAATNSEIPDQNLLDVGSGMLVAGVVFQLANMIFCGGLMLIYIWRRHKAIKNGAAVRAGEEHHVGGDVQVIRASDKKTKMFVFALTAAYVAIIIRCIYRIPEMQMGWGSTLMQNETTFLILDGTMILISVWTLTIFQPYFFFPFMGSKGKAAIADAEKSSSPETSQSGPVMGSA